The Thermus albus genomic sequence AGTGCAGGGAGGAGGAAGACATGAAAAGGGTCATGTGGAGGGCGGTAGGGTTTTTGCTGGCCCTAGGGTGGGCTTGGGCCCAGATGGGCTTACCAGGGTTCCCCCAGGCGCCTGGCGGGGGTCCGGGGGTGCCCGGGGCTGGCGGGCAGGTGTACCAGAACCCGGCTTTGGGGATGGCCTTTCCCATCCCCCAGGGTTTCCAGCTGGCGCAAGAGGTGCCTTTTGCCGGTGGTCTGGCGGTGCTCCTCATGCATCCTATGGGGGCAGAACTTTACGCCATCTCCACGGATTTGGGCCAACCCCTGGACCTCCAAGGCTTTCATCAGCTCAACCTCCAACGTCTGTCCCAGCAGGACCAGGTGTTGCGCCAGCAGGGTATCCAGGTGCAACGGCAGCCCCTTTCGGGCTTGACCTTGGGCGGCCGGCCTGCCTTAGGGGTGGTGAGCCAGATCCTCTTCCAGGGGCAAAGCTATCTGGACCTAAGTGTTTACACCGTGGAAGGCGGCCGGGCGTACGCCCTGCAGCTCACGGCACCAGCCCAGGTTTTTTCCCAGGTGCAGCCTCTATTCCAGCAGCTTCTAGGGCAAGTGCAGCTGCTGGGGGGAGGGGGGATGCCCGGGGTAGGCTCCCCTGGTCCTGGGATACCGGGGATGCCCGGATACCCATCTCCGGGGATGCCGGGGCCGGTACCTCCTGGTCCTGGGATGCCGGGCATGCCTGGGTACCCGTCTCCGGGGATGCCGGGGCCGGTGCCTCCTGGCCCTGGCCTGCCCTCTCAGCCCCCTACCTCCCCAGGAGCATCGCAGCTTCCCTCAACAAGCTCGAGCTCGGCCAAGCCGGCTTTTACTCCGCCCGCTAACCGGACTGTCCAGCTTAGGTACGGTAAGGAGGTGGGGGATGGCAAACAGTTTGCTGTGGCGCTGGGAGGGCTCTACTACCGCATAGAGCCTAGGAGATGGGGTTGGCCTACAAAAAGAGGGGGGAGGGGCTTTTCCTTTTGAAGTTGGAGAAGACCCTCAAGGTGTGGGTGGAGTTGGATTGGTGTGAGGAGGGGCGGTGCGGCTTGGTAGCCCTTTCCGCCGGGTTTAGGAAGGATGGTGTGAGCTTGGCGCAAATCAACCGTTGGAATCGCGACCACCGCTTTAGCCGAGCCTATCTGGACGGGGATGGGGACCCTTGGGTGGAGTGGGAGCTGGACCTGACGGAGGGGGTGAGCCGGGAAACGGTAAAGGAGTTTTTCCGCCTCTTCACCAAGACCACCTTACCCAAGTTCATGGAACATATCGGATTTTCCCCCTAGGTTATCCTTAAGGCTGTGGCGGCGCTGGTGATCTACAAGGGCAAGCCCGCCCTGGCCGAGGAAAAGGGGGACCGGCTGGAGCTCACCCTACCTGGAGGGGAGCGGGCCAGGGTGCGACCTAAGGATGTCCTTTGGCTTCATCCCGGGCCCGCTTCCTTGGACCTAACGGTACCCGAAGGCGAGGAAGAAGCCGCTTGGGAGCTTTTGGAGGGCCAGGCGGTGAGCCTACGGGAGCTCGCCGAGCTGGCCTTTGGAACCTTTACACCCGAGGCGGCCTACGGGGCCTACCTTTTAGCACAAAAGGGAGAAAGGTTCTATCTGGAAGGGGAGAGGGTGCGGGCCAGGACCCGAGAGGAGCTAAAGGCCCTCCTGCAGGCCAAAAGGGAGCGGGAGGAAAGGGAGCGCCGCTTGGCCGAGGGGCTTGAGCGGCTGCGCCAGGGGGTCCTGGCCTTGGAGGACCGCCCCCTGGTCCAAGAGGTGGAGGCCTTAGCCTTGGGGGAGAGGAAGGAAAGCCGGGTGCTTAGGGCCTTGGGCCAGCCCGAAACCCCCGAGGCGGCCCACGCCCTCCTTTTGCGCCTGGGGGTTTGGCGCCGGGAAAACCCGCATCCCAGGCGGCTTGGCCTAAGCCTCTTGCCCCCCGACCTCCCTGTGCCCCCTCTGCCCCAGGAAAAGCGGGTGGACCTCACCCACCTGCCCGCCTATGCCATTGACGACGAGGAGAGCCAGGATCCGGACGATGCCGTGTATGCCGAAAGGGCGGCGGAAGGCTTCCGGCTATGGGTGCATGTGGCGGATGTGGCCGCCTTAGTGGCTCCTCATAGCCCCCTGGACCAGGAAGCCATGCGCCGGGGAGCCAACCTATACCTGCCCGAGGGCACGGTGCCCATGCTCCCTCCTGGGGTCACGGAGGCCCTGGGCCTGGGGCTACAGGAGGTTTCCCCGGCCCTCACCTTTGCCCTCACGGTTTCCCGGGAAGGGGAGGTTCTGGACGAAGAGATCTTCCTAAGCTGGGTGCGGGTGAAAAGGCTGAGCTACCAGGAGGCCATGGAGGTGGCGGAGCTGGGGGCCTTGCGGGAGCTGGCCCTGGCCTTTCGGCGAAAGCGCCTGGCCCAGGGGGGCCTCGAGCTCCACCTGCCCGAGGCCAAGGTGCGCCTGGAAGGGGATGAGATCCGCATCCGCCCCCTGGAGGCCTACGAAAGCCGCATCTGGGTGCAGGAGGCCATGCACCTGGCGGGCTATGCCGCTGCCCACCTGGCCTATAGGGCAGGCCTGCCCTTCCCCTACGCCACCCAGGAGGCCCCCTCTAAGCGGGTGGAAGGGGAGGGCCTAAGCGCCATGTGGGAACAGCGGAAGGCCTTGAAGCGGGCCCAGCTCAAGGCGGTTCCGGCCCCCCATAAGGGCCTTGGCCTTCCCCTTTACGCCCAGGTGACCAGCCCCCTGAGGCGCTACTTGGACCTGGTGGCCCACCAGCAGCTTAGGGCCTGGTTGAAGGGGGAGAAGCCCCTTTCCCAGGAGGAGGTTCTAAAGAGGGTGGGGGCGGCGGAGGCCATGGCGGAACTGGTGCGGGAAGGGGAGAGGAGGAGCAAGCTCCACTGGACCCTGGTCCACCTGGCGGAAAAGGGCTACCAGGGCCCTGGGGTCTTGGTGGAAAAAAGGGGAGGGCAGGGGGTTTTTCTCCTACCGGAGCTGGGCCTTAGCGCCCAGGTGGCCCTTTCCCACCCCTTGCCCTTGGATGCGGAGGTGCGCTTGCGCTTTCTAGAGGCCGACCTACCCCGCCTCGAGGCCCGCTTCGCCCTCCTCTAGGGCCTACATGTGCTCAATCAGGGCCCGGCCGAACTCGCTGGTCTTGAGGAGGGTGGCGGGCTTCCCCTCCGCCTGCAGGAGGCGGTGGAAATCGTAGGTGACCAGGCCCTTGGCGATGGTGCGCTCCATGGCCTTTAGGATGAGGTCTGCCGCCTCGTTCCAGCCCAGGTAGCGGAGCATCATCTCCCCGGAAAGGATGACGCTGGAGGGGTTAACCTTGTCCTGGCCTGCATACTTGGGGGCGGTCCCGTGGGTGGCCTCAAAGACCGCGTGCCCCGTGAGGTAGTTGATGTTGGCCCCGGGGGCGATGCCGATGCCGCCCACCTGGGCGGCCAGGGCGTCGGAGATGTAGTCCCCGTTCAGGTTCAAGGTGGCGATCACCGAGTACTCGTCGGGGCGAAGGAGGATCTGCTGCAGGAAGTTGTCGGCGATCATGTCCTTGATGACGATGTCCCGGCCTGTCTTGGGGTTTTTCAGCACATGCCAGGGGCCCCCATCCAGGGGCGTGGCCCCATACTTCTCCCGGGCCAGGGCATAGCCCCATTCCCGGAAGGCCCCTTCCGTGAACTTCATGATGTTGCCCTTGTGCACCAGGGTAACGCTGGGGAGGTCCTCCTTTATGGCATAGTCAATGGCCGCGGCCACCAGGCGCTCCGTGCCCTCCTTGGAAACCGGCTTGATGCCGATGCCCGAGGTTTCGGGGAAGCGGATCTTGGCGTAGGCCTTGGGGAACTCCCGCTTGAGGAAGTCCAGGACCTTTTGGACCTCCTCGCTGCCCGCAGGCCACTCAATCCCCGCATAGATGTCCTCGGTATTTTCCCGGAAGATGACCATGTTGACCAGCTCCGGGTGCTTCACCGGGCTTGGCACCCCCTTGAACCAGCGCACCGGACGCACGCAGGCGTAAAGGTCCAGCTCCTGCCTGAGGGCCACGTTGATGGAGCGGATTCCCCCGCCCACCGGGGTGGTCAGGGGGCCCTTGATGGCCACCAGGTATTCCCGGATGAAGGCCAGGGTTTCCTCCGGAAGCCAGATGGGCTCCCCGTAGACGGCATTGGCCTTTTCCCCGGCGTAGATCTCCACCCAGGCGATTTGGCGCTTGCCGCCGTAGGCCTTGGCCACAGCAGCGTCCAGTACGGGCTTGGCGGCTCTCCAGATGTCGGGGCCGGTCCCATCCCCCTCAATGAAGCCGATGATGGGACGGTCGGGAACCTGGAGAACCCCGTCCTTGATGGCAATCCTCTCGCCTTCTTCGGGGATGCGGATGTGTTGGTAGCCCATGGCTAACCTCCGGGGCATAGCATACCCCCTTTGAGGGGGAAGGGTGTCCTAGACTGGGGGCATGCCCGATGCCCTGGTGGTGGGAGCGGGGATCGTGGGGGCGGCCTGCGCCTACCGACTGGCGGAGGCTGGGCTTAGGGTGCGGCTCCTGGAAAAGGAGGCCACCTTTGCCCAAGGGTCCACGGGGAGAAGCGCTGCCGGGGTGCGGGTGCAGTTCTCCGAGCCCCTGAACGTGCTCCTTTCCTACCATTCCATCCTGGAGTACCAAGGGATTCCTGAGGCCGGCTACCGGCCCATGGGGTACCTTTTTCTGGTGCCGGAAGGCCTTAGGGAGGCCCAGGAGGAGGCCTTGGCCACCCAAAGGGCCTTGGGGGTGCCCGTGGAAAAGCTTTCCCTAAAGGAGGCGCAAGGGCATGTTCCTTTTCGGGAGGAGGGCTTGGCCTATGCCACCTATGGCCCCATGGATGGGGTGATAGACCCCCACGGGGTCACGGCCTATTACCTCAGGGAGGCCAGGCGGCTTGGGGCTGAGGTGCGCTTTTTCGAACCCTTGATCTCCGCCCACAGGGAAAAGGGCCTCTGGCGGGTTAGGACCCCCAAGGGGGAGGTGGAGGCCCCCTTTCTCCTCCTCTGCACCGGGGCCTGGACGGGGGAGGTGGGGAAAAGGCTTGGCCTGGAGATTCCCATAGCGCCCGTGCGCCGCATGGTCTTTGCCACGGGCCCAGCGCCCTTTTCCCACGCCTTTCCCCTCACCATAGACCTGGCCACGGGCTTCTATCTGCGCTCGGAGGGCCCTAGGGTGCTCCTGGGCCGTTCTAACCCGGATGAGCCGCCAGGTTTTCAGGAGGGCATGGACTGGGGGTGGTTGGGGCCGACCCTCGAGGCGGGCCTTTCCCGCTTCCCCTTCCTGGAGGGGCTCACCCTGGACCGGAAGGCCAGCTGGTGGGGCTACTACGAGATGACCCCCGACGCCAACCCCATCCTGGGTTTCGTGGAGGAGGGGCTGTTGGTGGCGGCGGGCTTTTCTGGCCACGGGGTGCAACAGGCGGCCATGGTGGGGAGGCTCATGGCCGAAGAGGTGGTCCATGGAGAGGCCCGGAGCCTGGATATAAGCCCTTTTCGTCTGGAGCGCTTCCAGAAGGGAGCCCTTTTGCGGGAGCGGGGGATTGTGTAGGCTGAAGGGGTCCTTCAAAGTGGCCTTTTGGCCCCTTGGGGGGAAAGGGGTTTTATGAGGGGATTGCTGGCGGCATTCGTGTTTTTGGGATTGGCCTTAGGGCAGGCTGTGGTCAAGGGCTTAAGCCCGGTGCAGGTGGAGGAGGTCTTGAAGCAGGCGGGCCTCAGCTACGAAAGGGTGGACGCCCGGGAGTTCCGTTTGCAAATGGCCGGCTTGGAGAAGGTCTGGCTTTACCTGGACTACTGCCAGGAGGAGCGCTGTGGGGTGTTGACCCTAAGCGCCGGCTTTACCCTGGATGGGGGGCTGGGCCTCGAGGTCCTAAACGCCTGGAACCGGGACCGCCGCTTTAGCCGGGCCTTTTTGGATGAGGAGGGGACGGCGTGGGTGGAGTCGGACCTGGACCTAACGGGTGGCGTGAGCCTGGGGGCGGTGAGGGCCTTCTTGGACCTTTTTGCCGAGGAAATCCTCCCCACCTTCATGGACCACATCGGCTTTGAGCCTTGACCGCCTGAGGGCCCTCCCCTAAGATGGGGATTGCCTGGTGCGCCCGTGGCGGCGTAGCTCAGGTGGTCAGAGCACACGACTCATAATCGTGGTGTCGTGGGTTCGAGTCCCACCGCCGCCACCAGCAGGTGCCGGGCTCCCTAGCTTACGGATGCGGCTCCTATGCCGGCCAACCCCTAGGGAACCCGGTTTTTTTATTCCAGGTGGAACTCGGCCCCGAGGGCCTGGCTGTTTTCCCTGAGTACGCGGGTGAGGTCCTCGGAAAACCCCTCCTCCGCTTCCGCCTGCACCTCGAGGACCACCCGTACCCTGACCCGGGGTTCCTTGGCCAGGTGCCGGACAAGCTCTTGGGCCAGAAGCTCAGCTTCCCGAACCATTTCCGTAGGGCCAAGCTCCTTTTTCAGGTAGAAGTGGCGCTGTTTAGGGGGGGTAGGGGTGGGTGGGGGGGGCGGGGGCTCCGGGGGGACCACCGGGTCCCTACCCGCTGGTTTGGGTTCATCCACTTGGGGCTTAAAGTTTTCCGCTACTTCTTTAGCCACCAAGTAGCCCCTTAGGCTAGGGCTGAAACCCCCTTCCCTAAAGAAGACGTGTTTTGGTGCATCGGCGAGGACTTCTTCAGTGTAGCCAAACAAGCCTGCTTCTACTCCTTTGCGCACACTGTTTAGCAAGACGAGCTCATCCTTTAACAGAGGAAGGTAGAGGAAGGTGCTAAATGCCTCCTGCCAGAGCCAATCTAGGGGAATAATCCCGTTAGGCCGGTTTTGGAAGAAGTGGTACTCCTCAAGGGTTTCCCGTAAGAAATCGGGGTGCCACTCGGTGTAAACCCAGCCTTCGCTTTTTACCTTAGCCTCGAGCCGCTCCCAGGGCTTGTTGCCTGCGGGGAGCCGGAGGCTTTGGACCTCGAGGTCTGGCTCCTGCGGGTTGGGCTGGCGGACCCTAAGGAGATACCGGTAGGCTTCCTCCAGCCGGGCTTTCAAGGTGCTTTCCGCATCTTGGAGGCGCTTTTCCACCTGTCTTAAATCGGCCTGCCCCAGGTTCAGATCGCCACCATTCTCCTTCACCGACTGCCAGGCCAAGTAGAGGCGGGCGGCCTCCTCCAGATCGGTCACCTGGGCAGCGTCAGCGGCCAGAAAGAGCAGGGTGTTGCGGTAACGCCTTTGGGTTACCATCTCCCGGGCCGTCTTTTCCGCTGGGGAGTTTTCCTTGGTGAAGGGGATGCTGGGGGGCAGAACCACCAGGCGCAGCGAGGCCTCGTCGGGGATATCCTTGGGGTCCTTAGGGGCCACGTGTACGCGGGAGAAGAGGCTAGACCGGACTCGTGCCCATTCCCTCAGAAGCTTTTCCAGCTCCTCCCTCACTTTTTCCCTGCTGACTTGGGCGGCGCGGTCTTGCACCAGCCGGTTCAAGCTGGGCCGGGTTTCAAACCAGTAACGGTCCCCTTCAGCGTGAAAGTAGGTGAGGTGTTCCGCCAGGGCCCTAAGGGCATCGGCGAAATGGGAGGGGGTGTCCCCAGGCTGGGCTACCCCCAGTTTGATCCGGATACCTTCCACCCCTTTGGGGCGCCCAAGAGGGGCAGCGGCTGGAGCCGTAGCCAGGAAGACGGCACGGGCTACCCGCTTAGCCGCGTGGTGCCGGCCTAG encodes the following:
- a CDS encoding YbjN domain-containing protein — translated: MGLAYKKRGEGLFLLKLEKTLKVWVELDWCEEGRCGLVALSAGFRKDGVSLAQINRWNRDHRFSRAYLDGDGDPWVEWELDLTEGVSRETVKEFFRLFTKTTLPKFMEHIGFSP
- a CDS encoding RNB domain-containing ribonuclease, which produces MAALVIYKGKPALAEEKGDRLELTLPGGERARVRPKDVLWLHPGPASLDLTVPEGEEEAAWELLEGQAVSLRELAELAFGTFTPEAAYGAYLLAQKGERFYLEGERVRARTREELKALLQAKREREERERRLAEGLERLRQGVLALEDRPLVQEVEALALGERKESRVLRALGQPETPEAAHALLLRLGVWRRENPHPRRLGLSLLPPDLPVPPLPQEKRVDLTHLPAYAIDDEESQDPDDAVYAERAAEGFRLWVHVADVAALVAPHSPLDQEAMRRGANLYLPEGTVPMLPPGVTEALGLGLQEVSPALTFALTVSREGEVLDEEIFLSWVRVKRLSYQEAMEVAELGALRELALAFRRKRLAQGGLELHLPEAKVRLEGDEIRIRPLEAYESRIWVQEAMHLAGYAAAHLAYRAGLPFPYATQEAPSKRVEGEGLSAMWEQRKALKRAQLKAVPAPHKGLGLPLYAQVTSPLRRYLDLVAHQQLRAWLKGEKPLSQEEVLKRVGAAEAMAELVREGERRSKLHWTLVHLAEKGYQGPGVLVEKRGGQGVFLLPELGLSAQVALSHPLPLDAEVRLRFLEADLPRLEARFALL
- the icd gene encoding NADP-dependent isocitrate dehydrogenase, with the protein product MGYQHIRIPEEGERIAIKDGVLQVPDRPIIGFIEGDGTGPDIWRAAKPVLDAAVAKAYGGKRQIAWVEIYAGEKANAVYGEPIWLPEETLAFIREYLVAIKGPLTTPVGGGIRSINVALRQELDLYACVRPVRWFKGVPSPVKHPELVNMVIFRENTEDIYAGIEWPAGSEEVQKVLDFLKREFPKAYAKIRFPETSGIGIKPVSKEGTERLVAAAIDYAIKEDLPSVTLVHKGNIMKFTEGAFREWGYALAREKYGATPLDGGPWHVLKNPKTGRDIVIKDMIADNFLQQILLRPDEYSVIATLNLNGDYISDALAAQVGGIGIAPGANINYLTGHAVFEATHGTAPKYAGQDKVNPSSVILSGEMMLRYLGWNEAADLILKAMERTIAKGLVTYDFHRLLQAEGKPATLLKTSEFGRALIEHM
- a CDS encoding NAD(P)/FAD-dependent oxidoreductase; its protein translation is MPDALVVGAGIVGAACAYRLAEAGLRVRLLEKEATFAQGSTGRSAAGVRVQFSEPLNVLLSYHSILEYQGIPEAGYRPMGYLFLVPEGLREAQEEALATQRALGVPVEKLSLKEAQGHVPFREEGLAYATYGPMDGVIDPHGVTAYYLREARRLGAEVRFFEPLISAHREKGLWRVRTPKGEVEAPFLLLCTGAWTGEVGKRLGLEIPIAPVRRMVFATGPAPFSHAFPLTIDLATGFYLRSEGPRVLLGRSNPDEPPGFQEGMDWGWLGPTLEAGLSRFPFLEGLTLDRKASWWGYYEMTPDANPILGFVEEGLLVAAGFSGHGVQQAAMVGRLMAEEVVHGEARSLDISPFRLERFQKGALLRERGIV
- a CDS encoding YbjN domain-containing protein, which translates into the protein MRGLLAAFVFLGLALGQAVVKGLSPVQVEEVLKQAGLSYERVDAREFRLQMAGLEKVWLYLDYCQEERCGVLTLSAGFTLDGGLGLEVLNAWNRDRRFSRAFLDEEGTAWVESDLDLTGGVSLGAVRAFLDLFAEEILPTFMDHIGFEP